One genomic window of Cupriavidus metallidurans CH34 includes the following:
- a CDS encoding GIY-YIG nuclease family protein, whose amino-acid sequence MLHDQIVDILLSRASTPEQLSAPSCPGVYAFFLNCQDAIAPFEVPTNGLIYIGKSANLAQREFDAT is encoded by the coding sequence ATGCTCCACGACCAGATCGTTGACATCCTCCTGAGTAGGGCGTCCACTCCCGAACAACTGAGTGCGCCGAGCTGTCCAGGCGTGTATGCATTCTTTCTCAATTGCCAAGATGCGATCGCCCCTTTTGAGGTGCCGACCAACGGGCTTATCTACATTGGCAAGTCGGCGAATCTGGCACAGCGCGAGTTCGACGCAACCTGA